Part of the Deltaproteobacteria bacterium genome is shown below.
GTTTTCTTGCCTTCGACACAGAGCAGCCCCACAGGGATCGCCTGGATCTCCAACGCGAAGCAGAGTACCTCATACATCTGGATCACTTTGACGGCGACATTTACGTGGAAAACGAGGAAAACCGCGACTTAAAAAAGGCCGTGCGACACATTCCCCTAAATCTCCTCTGCGACATTGAAGCAGGCTGCAAGGGAGTACCGGCAGTCGGCTTCGTTGCCTTCCACAAGTATGACGACCTGGTGATCACCAGAGAGGCCTTGCGCCTCATAGACGAGGTGAGGGCAAAGAATCCAGGCAAGAAGATCAAACTGATCATCATTTCCGGCATGGGGGGATCGGTCAGCAATGGCATGACGATCCCCTTCCTATATCGTGTGCGGGAGCGACTGCGAGAGAAGAAGATTCGCGTGGAAGTCTTTCTGGCAACTTCGGAAGGGTATCTGGGGCTGCAGAATATCCAGGAAGAGAGCGTGGAGAGGAACTGCGTGGCCTCGGCCATGCTGTGGGAATATGCCATCGCTGGCAGAAACGGCCTGGTCTATCCTGGCAAGGACGGCGTCAGAGACAGAAAGATGTTTGACGGCCGCATCGCCCACAGAGTCTACATCTTCTCTGGTGGAGCCGCTGAGACCTCCCTGAAGTATCAGGCCATCGCCTCTACCATTGCCACCTGCATCTCTACCTTGGAGCTCACCAAAGTGGGCAGCTACCTGGACGGCGACCGGGTAAACTATTCTGCCCACATCCTGGAGAGGGAATGGCGGGGACACGACGGCGGCTCTCACCCCACAGCCCTGCTCACCATGAATGTGGCCGGTCTGAAGGCGGACTGCCTGCCGCAGGTGTTTCACTGCTATTCGGCGAAACGTTTTCTCCAGGAGGTGACAAAGCCCCTCTCCGACAACGAAACAGAAAAGATCAAAGGAGCAGCAATTTCTGCTTTTGTGGAAAGCAACCTGAATGAAGACGAGCTCCTGCAGAAATTCAGCAGGGAGCTGCCCACCCTGACGCGTGACACCATAAACAGGGCATCAGTTTCCGAGGAGAACGTCTATCAGTTTCTGCGCGAGAAGGTCGACGAACTCCAGGAAGACTTTCAGCAGGCATCGGAGGCCAGCAAGAGGGACGGCGAGGTGCAAGAGTTCATTGACAGAGTTGCCGCCAGTTTTTCTGCCAGGGCAGAGGAAATCGTCACCGCCAAAGACAACTATCTACGCGGCGGTCTGCTCTATTATGAAAAGCTGGCCTCCCTGCTGGATGAAAAGATCAGCCGGGTCTCCACCAGCATCTCGCGGCTGGAAGCCGAGCTCTTCGAAGGAACCAGCAATCAAGAACTGGAAAATCTCCTTGAAAAACTGGCCGTTGTTACCCGAAAGAAAAAAGGCATTGGCGACATTGTAGTCAGAATCGGCGACTCGCCCACAATTACTCTCATCAATCAGATCATAGATACCGCAGGCAAATTGCAGAGCCAGCGAAGCGAAAAGCAGAAGCATCTCTTGCTGCACCGCATATATGACTCTCTGGGCAGATTTGTCCGGGAGCGGCAAGAGATTCTCAAGAGCACCATCTACAGGTGCACCCGCATGGCCGCCGAACTGGAGCGGGAGGCAGAAAAGATCAAGAGGATAGGCCGGAGCGCCTTCACTTACCAGAAGGAAGATTTCGACGCCCTCATGGAGCACTTCACCAGGATACTCACGAGCGAGCTGGATACTGTTCCCACCTTGCAGATTCTCGCCAGTCTGGGACTGCCGCTCTCAGGGGGTGAGGACTTTGACGAGCAAGCTTATCTGCAGAAGCTGTTGGCACTCACCAGACCCGATCTGGAACAACTGACGGAGTGTGTGGATGAATTTTTTGTAAATGATCCAAGGGTCTACGATTATATTAAAATGATGCTGCAGCAGTTTTTCATGACCTTGAAGCTGGACCGCGACAGGTTTCCCACGCTGGAAACGAGCCAGTGTTCCTTCGTACTCTGCACCAAAAAAATGTACGACCGCTACCGGGACGATCTCTTCGAAGGCTACTGCCACATCGAGACCGACAACCCTTTCAATGTGCTCCTCACCAGGCATGAAGAGGGTTTTCCCTTTGCAGCCATCAGTTATCTGCACCGGATAAACAAGGAATTTCGGGAACTCAAGGCTCACGGCAAAGCCGCCTTCGGCCATATAATGGCTGACCTGGACGAAAAGCTGCCGGCTCTGGATTGCTGACGTTCCAAGCGTCTGATCACACTAATAGGGGGTTTGGGCTTCCATCCCAGATGGATGCCCAACCCCCGTACAATTCCACCTGCTTCACCTCATTGCTGAAGCTGCCGGGTTGGCGTCAGAATGATCTCGATGCGCCGATTCTGGTGGCGGCCTTCTGCAGTGTCGTTGGAAGCCACCGGCCGGTAGTAGCTGTAGCCGCAGGCCGCCAGCCGCTCAGGGCCAACACCGCCCTCATCCTGGAGAAAGCGCGCCACAGCTGTGGCCCTTGCTGCCGAAAGCTCCCAGTTGGTAGCATACCTGTCCCGCAGGCCAGGCCCAATGGGCACATTGTCCGTGTGGCCCTGGATGACGATGTCCTGGTCTTTTTCCTTGTTCAAAAACTTGCTCACAGCGAGCAGCGCCTCTTTGCCCCTCTGGTTGATGGCCACGCTGCCTGTATTGAAAAGTATCTTGTCCACAAAGGTGACCTTGAGTTTGCCTTCCAGTTCCTCGATCTTTACCTCTTTGGCCTCAATTTGTGCTTTCATGGTGGCCTCGAGAGCCTTCCTATTCTGAAAAGCCTTTTTGATGACCCGCGCCTGCTGCTCTATCGTGGACTCCTTCTCGGCAAGCTCGTATTTTACTCTCTCGAGCTCTTGCGACAGCTCATCAGTCCTGTCCTGAAGGTTTGCATATTTCGCCTGCAGGGCAGAGAGCTCTTCCGAACACTGGGCCTGACTCTTCTCCAGTCTAGCCACTTTGTATTTTTCTCTCTGCAACTGGTTGCGCTGAGCAAGCACATCTCCTTCAAGTTCCAGATACTTCGATTTAGGAACACAGCCAAAGAGCAGTCCAACAAGCACAGGGCACACAAACAGGAGCCGCATCCTTGCCATGGCTTTCCTCCTTTTCCTGTTCTCTCACTGTTCGATTCCCCACCGTCTGCGCGTGTGTAATGGTACATGGTACATGCTTCATGGTGCAAGGATGAATATAGGTGGGTACGGAGACCCCCCCACGGATCTGTGGACATAGGGTTGGAGCTGCTCTTGGCCTCTGTTGTCATTTTTTTCGGATCACATCAGGGCCAACGCAGTCTAAAGCCTGCGGCTACCGACCTTTTGCCGTGCCATTTACCAATAACCGATAACTGGCAATGGAATGGTCGCCAATGACAGGCTGCAGACACCTGTTATTGGATCGCGCTTAGAGAAGCGCTCTTACAGTGAAGAGATTTGCTGAACTTGTTCAGGCGAATCATGTGGGCGACTTTCCTGGCACTCGCTTCCAAGCCGTGCGCCGTGCATCCTCGTTTATTATTGCCCAACTTCGCACCTACATCTATTCTAGCAACATCAACATCGGGGTTATTATGGTAAAGGGCGGGGTTTGATAACTCTCCCAATCGCTATCCAGCTGCTTCGAGGTAAGAAAGCCCCGCAGGGCATCATCCCTCGTAAAAAGATGATTCCAGCGGAGATCAAGGCCAAAGTCATCCTCCAAGCTGGAAAGATTGGCCAGGCTCTCCGGTATGCGGCCCATAAGCTCGTTCGAGTCTAGTATGAGCCTCTGTAGTACTAGAAGCTTTCCCAGTTCAGGGGGAATAGGTCCCCTTAGCTTGTTACTGGACAGATAAAGCCTTTGAAGGTTGTCGAGTTTGCCTAGGGCGGCCGGAATGCATCCCTCTAGCTGATTACTGCCTAGATCAAGCCTCTGAAGATTGCTGAGATGGCCCAGCGCGGCCGGAATGCTCCCATTTAACTGGTTATTGCCGAGATCTAGACGCTGGAGATTGCTGAGACTTCCCAATTCTGCTGGGATGCCCCCTTCTAGTTGATTATTTCGCAGATTTAGACGCTGAAGATTGCTGAGATGGCCCAATTCTGTTGGGATACCCCCCTCTAATTGATTAAAACCTAGACTGAGCCACCGAAGATCGGTGAGATTGCCCAATTCTGCTGGAATGTTCCCGGTTAATGCATTGTTGTATAGATCGAGTTCCTGAAGATGACTGAGGCTCCCAAGTTCGACAGGGATGTTTCCGCCCAATTGGTTGTTGTACAGCACAAGGTGTTCTAGCTTCTTGAGATTGCCTAGCAGAGCAGGCACCTTACCATCCAAGTTATTGTGGGACAAATCTATAGCTATCACCGTGGTATTGCCTGCGTCAACGTATATTCCATACCATCTGCCTTCCGTGCCCGGCAAGGCAAAACCGTCTGCTGCCAAGGGGGTATCCTTCCAGCCCTTGTTATCAGTCCAACTGTCACCATTAGTGCTTTCAAAAAGAGCAATGAGTGCTTCCCGCTGTATAGCAGGAATGCCAGCCCACACCCGGGGGGCTGCTACAACAACGCAGGCAACCACCAGCGCCAGCGCAACACAAAGATAGAGATACTTGTTCACACCTCTCTTCCTCCGTCCGCACATTGGTTAATGATTGTTTGATATAAAAAAGGTTTACCAATTACAAAAATCGCACCCCTCGTGCTGGTAGGTGGAAAATTGTATTTTGAGAGTGCTCAGATGCTGCAATTTGCTAAAAATTATTCTGACACAGGGAAGGTGACAGTGTCAAGGAAGAGGATGACAGGGCTTGAGGCTGGCGACCATTCAGATAGAGGTGGGAGCTAGTCGCTTACGGCAACGGCTACGATTCCAGTTTCGCGGTTCGGTTACGTCTGTCGGCTTTTTCGTTCGTGGCCGTAACCCTCTGCCAATACGGGCCTGGTAACCATGGCCCTCTGACGCTTCCTTTCGCGGCAGGATGCTGCTCCCACGGTTTCAGTACGCAGCTGCTGGTGTCATGCCCGAAAATTACTGTCGATGACAACCGCATAACCTGGCCTCCACACTGGGCAACGCAGGCTAAAGCCTGCGGCTGCCGAGATTTTGCCGTGCCGTCTACTGATAACTGACAACCGATAACTGACTATACACTCAGGCCAACTTCAACTCGCACGCCTTTTCGTGGATGAGCTGCGCCCTGCGCACTTTATCAAGATCTGTCCTGCTGTTTACTTCCGCCACGTAATCAGCAAACATCTCATACACATCTTTATGTTTTTCCCGAAGCTGCTCCGCCTCGATTTCTGCGGTTATTCTCTTTGTCATAAACTGCAGCGCTGCCTTCACCTTGTCCGAACTGAAAGCATGCATCTCGTCGGTAAGCTTCTGGCACACCTCAGCAAGGTGAGTCCAGGTCTCCTGCGGAAAGGTCACATCCGTCACCAGCACATCGTTTTCGTAATCGTGCTGCTGCTTCCAGTAGAGTTCCACTGACGGATACTTGTCTGGCTTTATCTTGATTTCTACGATTCGGCTTTCTGTCTCCATGTCCTCCATCTCCTTTCCATCCGCACTTGGCAACTCAACCAGGGGTGCAGCAGCCGCCTCCTCCTGCAAATGGCGGCCGACCAGAGTTGAGATCGTTTCCGTGCTTTCCTCGGATACCTCTATGAACCGGATGCCGGCGCCGTAGGTGAGAGTCTCGTCATCAAGGCAGTGAATGTTCGCCCGCACTACCTGGGCCTTGATTGTCAGGCCGAGTTCGAGAGGAGGCACGTTTATGAAGGTGACCATGAGCTCCTCAGTCAGCTTCATAGACTCCCCCCCGCAAATAAATGCTCCTGCAAGGCTGACGTCTTTGGTCTCTGCGGACATGTAGCCGCGAGAGCCCTTGATGATGAGAGGCAATTTGATCTGGGCCCGGGGGTGCCGTCTTTTTTCCTGCCCAACATGTTCAATAATCACCTTTCTGCGATCGCTGCCCTGTCTGCGATCCTTGCCGCTTCTCCTTTCCGGTCCGCAGTAGGCTGGATCCTGCTTCACCCTCCTGTCCTTCCAGAGGCGCCGTCTTTCACGGTGAGACCTTCTGTCCCAGCGGCCGCTGCGACGCTCTTTTCCTCCTCTGGCGAAATAGTCAGGATCAAAAGCACGACGACGATCGTACGGCGAGAATTTTATCCTGTCCGAGGGGGGCTTCGAAGCAATTTCCCTGGTCATTTTTTCATCCAAACAAGCCAGAGGGCTGAGCTTGCAAAGCGCTGC
Proteins encoded:
- a CDS encoding OmpA family protein, with product MARMRLLFVCPVLVGLLFGCVPKSKYLELEGDVLAQRNQLQREKYKVARLEKSQAQCSEELSALQAKYANLQDRTDELSQELERVKYELAEKESTIEQQARVIKKAFQNRKALEATMKAQIEAKEVKIEELEGKLKVTFVDKILFNTGSVAINQRGKEALLAVSKFLNKEKDQDIVIQGHTDNVPIGPGLRDRYATNWELSAARATAVARFLQDEGGVGPERLAACGYSYYRPVASNDTAEGRHQNRRIEIILTPTRQLQQ
- a CDS encoding leucine-rich repeat domain-containing protein, coding for MNKYLYLCVALALVVACVVVAAPRVWAGIPAIQREALIALFESTNGDSWTDNKGWKDTPLAADGFALPGTEGRWYGIYVDAGNTTVIAIDLSHNNLDGKVPALLGNLKKLEHLVLYNNQLGGNIPVELGSLSHLQELDLYNNALTGNIPAELGNLTDLRWLSLGFNQLEGGIPTELGHLSNLQRLNLRNNQLEGGIPAELGSLSNLQRLDLGNNQLNGSIPAALGHLSNLQRLDLGSNQLEGCIPAALGKLDNLQRLYLSSNKLRGPIPPELGKLLVLQRLILDSNELMGRIPESLANLSSLEDDFGLDLRWNHLFTRDDALRGFLTSKQLDSDWESYQTPPFTIITPMLMLLE
- a CDS encoding PilZ domain-containing protein, which translates into the protein MTREIASKPPSDRIKFSPYDRRRAFDPDYFARGGKERRSGRWDRRSHRERRRLWKDRRVKQDPAYCGPERRSGKDRRQGSDRRKVIIEHVGQEKRRHPRAQIKLPLIIKGSRGYMSAETKDVSLAGAFICGGESMKLTEELMVTFINVPPLELGLTIKAQVVRANIHCLDDETLTYGAGIRFIEVSEESTETISTLVGRHLQEEAAAAPLVELPSADGKEMEDMETESRIVEIKIKPDKYPSVELYWKQQHDYENDVLVTDVTFPQETWTHLAEVCQKLTDEMHAFSSDKVKAALQFMTKRITAEIEAEQLREKHKDVYEMFADYVAEVNSRTDLDKVRRAQLIHEKACELKLA